In Raphanus sativus cultivar WK10039 chromosome 5, ASM80110v3, whole genome shotgun sequence, the following proteins share a genomic window:
- the LOC108857796 gene encoding phosphatidylinositol/phosphatidylcholine transfer protein SFH6: MGKKEQKDHSTVESDNKVEAVLHLLRKHSPLTLKQEKFCNRACVSRFLRTKGDNVKRAAKQLRSCLSWRTSLGIESLIADEFTAELAEGLAYVAGLDDECRPVLVFRIKQDYQKLHTQKQLTRLVVFTLEVAISTMSRNVEELVILFDASLFKSASAFMNILVTTLRIIAEYYPCRLYKTFVIDPPSLFSYLWKGVRAFVDLSPTTTIVSMLDFQDSFDYDDFSSSYPSRVSSLRFDKSPTKPTDKISSSASSRFAFTVSRDGLDTVKPWCLTLTDTSSSKLGHTSAYISPLNARSFSFASPAARREPIDGPRRSFFASTPMPARTTDRHSNRTLRDPRIPRPSFFQSPAVFFRRESHVSKTEKPRDSFVPFLKFYRRPYDELTYRSKMRPPLGGLVSIVSSQIRRRHVSLSQRF, encoded by the exons ATGGGGAAGAAAGAGCAGAAGGATCATTCAACAGTAGAGAGCGACAACAAAGTTGAAGCTGTTCTTCATCTCCTTCGTAAACATTCTCCTCTCACTCTTAAACAG GAGAAGTTCTGTAACAGAGCTTGTGTCAGTAGATTCTTGAGAACAAAAGGAGACAATGTGAAGAGAGCAGCTAAACAGTTAAGGTCTTGCCTTTCATGGAGAACTTCTCTTGGCATCG AGAGCTTGATTGCCGACGAGTTCACGGCGGAGCTAGCTGAAGGTCTTGCCTATGTCGCCGGTCTTGACGACGAGTGTAGACCCGTTTTG GTTTTCCGCATTAAGCAAGATTATCAGAAGTTACATACGCAGAAACA gTTGACTCGTTTGGTGGTCTTTACGTTGGAGGTGGCAATCTCAACCATGTCCAGGAACGTCGAAGAATTGGTCATCCTTTTTGATGCTA GCTTATTCAAATCAGCATCAGCCTTCATGAACATACTTGTGACTACACTAAGAATAATTGCAGAGTATTATCCTTGTCGTCTTTACAAAACTTTCGTCATCGACCCTCCTTCTCTTTTCTCCTACCTTTGGAAG GGTGTTCGTGCATTCGTGGATCTGTCACCGACCACGACGATTGTATCGATGCTAGACTTCCAAGACTCGTTTGACTACGACGACTTCTCTTCGTCTTACCCATCACGAGTCTCCTCCCTCCGTTTCGACAAGTCACCAACAAAACCAACGGACAAGATCAGCTCCTCCGCATCCTCTAGGTTCGCCTTCACCGTGTCCCGCGACGGTCTCGACACAGTCAAACCATGGTGCCTCACGCTCACCGACACGTCCTCGTCTAAACTCGGACACACGAGCGCGTACATCTCACCGCTAAACGCGCGTTCTTTCTCCTTCGCGTCACCCGCGGCTAGGCGCGAGCCTATCGATGGACCTAGGAGAAGCTTTTTCGCCTCCACGCCGATGCCAGCTAGGACGACGGACCGTCACTCCAACCGAACCCTCCGTGACCCGCGGATACCTCGCCCGTCCTTCTTCCAGTCTCCGGCGGTGTTTTTCCGGCGAGAGTCGCATGTTAGTAAAACTGAGAAGCCGCGAGATTCGTTCGTCCCTTTCCTCAAGTTCTATCGTAGACCGTACGATGAGTTGACTTATAGGTCAAAGATGCGGCCCCCACTCGGTGGTCTTGTCTCTATTGTTTCTAGCCAGATCAGACGTCGCCACGTGTCTTTATCTCAAAGGTTCTAA